The Calliopsis andreniformis isolate RMS-2024a chromosome 5, iyCalAndr_principal, whole genome shotgun sequence nucleotide sequence ACGACGACGAACGCCAGCGCCGAGACGTCCACGGCACCTGCGAACTCCACGACGACGGTTCATCGTCGAGCGAGCATCGTGCTGGGGAACAACGGCCATCTGAAGACGAACCGGCGGACGATCTCGATGAAATAGGTCCAAGGTTTACCGTAAATCCTTGATCTTGCCCGATGTGTACCGGTCTGTTCCGTCGACAATAGGCTACGCGAAGTCTGTGAGCAATTTCCAACGACTCCCTGGCCCCGCGCCAACGGTACACCGGAACCCCGTCAGCTCCGTCTTCGAGGCCCTTCCTTGGTTTATAATTTGATCGACGTCACAGAGCGTCGTTGAAGGCCTCTTTTCGAGATTTATTCGTCGACGAACGCGTGTACGAGCGAGCAAAATTGTCGCAAACGAGCAAtccactgagaatagaggatgtctGGATCATCTCGGACTTATACTACTTAAATCTTATAAGTACGTCTCTGGAGCTTGGAACTCGATCAGATTCATTTTGTTCGGTGCAATCTTAGTATTGTTGAGATTAATTCGTATCACAATTCTAATTTTTAAGAATTGACATTATTATTAGGACAGTCGAGAATTAATTTTAAGGCACAATATGAATTTACTGACCGAATTTTTATAATATCATATTTTGCTTGGATTTCCTTTCATAAGCGTGAAAAGTTTCACAAGGGTTGAAGCAAAGGGAGCAAATACAAGATGTAAGGGCTGGAAAAAGAAACGAAGGATCGAATAAGGAATAGGAAGGTGGAGGAGGAGGAACGAGGAAGAAATTGCGGTGGGGGACTTCCGTTATCGCGTCGACGTTCCGTTTATCTGTTCTGGTTACGTAAGGTGTTCGTTAAATTTTTCCTGAGGGTGGAAAGTACGAAAGGCAGGCCGAGTTTTCTCGTGTGCTGCACGATAATATGGGGCTGTCTACCGCCACCTGTGCCCCTCTCGATTACGTACACCAACTCTTACGTGTATTTTATACAGCAGCCACGGCAGACTTTATGGCACGCCTAAGATCTAGTCCAATATTGTGATCTCGAAACTGAATTCTTGACGCTATAGCTGCTTCTTATTATACTTTGTATATTCTTTCATTACGCAGATAATTACTTATTTTGGAAATCAAGGAAACTTCGCTTCCAGTTATTTGTATTTCTGCAGCGGAAGTTTCTCAgtactttctttctttttatttttagaattcCACGTGATCTCTAAAAACCCTTTAAAATTCTTTTCCTCGAGTCGAGAACAGCAGCGTTGATTTTTACAGCGCACCTCGGATTTCTGAAGTTCTTGCACACGCCCTCACGTTCTTGTCTTCTCTCTTTCTTGCGATTTAGTCTTTGAAAAAAAGAATCGATTTCTATGGTCAGTGCTGCTCGACTTCGACTCCCGTGAGCTTCGCTTTTCTCGAATTTTTATTCCGATCAAGCGAAAAAGGGGTTTCTCGAAACCACAGCTGAAATGGCGAAATCCGAGTTTGAAGGTAAAGCGTTCATGAAGCGTGAAATCAGACATGAAGCATGATTTCTCGGAAATTTCTGTTAAAGTTGCATACAATTGCAGAATGCAGTAAAAAAGGGATCGAGATTCAGGTGAATTAAGCTCAGACAATTAATTCTGTCGCTCCAGCAAAGGGTTTCCCATCCAAGCAGAAGACAGAGAGTACATCAAAGTAAATTGCGTGGAATAAGCCAGCGATTTTGTGAGGAACGTCTTCATAGTCCCAATTAAGCATTTCCATCGCTTACAGCGAATGACTTGCCTCGCAGATCGTACATGCGTTCAGTCTCACGATCAGATCACTTCGACTTCAATTTCGACTCATTAAGAATCAGTCTAGTCAAGGTATGCGTATCGTAAAATATTAAAGTATTCGATTCTAGTCGCAGACTAATCGCACTTGTCATTCCAGTTTGAGGCTATTTTAAGTACCTATGTAAAGTCTAAATATTTCATAGCGATTTTATATAAGTAAACGATAGTTTATCGTATCACGTTTAAAAGTTCCATGGTGTACCAGTCGAGGGGCTAATGCAAGAACTTGTATGGTTTTTGCAAGAGAGAGAACCTGTAATTTCGCCGCGCAGAGAGTTTAGTAGGGAATCGAGCTATAATATTTTTTCTACGGGACTCAAATTGTCGGTCACGACCTACCGATGAATTCTAGGAAAACTCTGTTCCACTCGCGCCCTTAACGCACTACAAGTCGACCGTTTTTGTCTATCAAGAAACGAAAGAAAAAGAGATGCCATAAGAAATTCATATCTCGTTAGAAAAACTAGATCACCCTGTCTTTTGTAACGAAAACAAGCACGCTGGACTTTTTGCTTGCGTTTGGCAGAACGAGTCTTTCATTAGAAACAGTCTTATTACGAGCCAAAGGAGGAGAGACAAAGTTTCACGAAATTTATAATGACATTTGGGAAAGTTATGATGTCTTTTGGACGACTTTTATTGCGTTAAAGTGGCAATCTCTTCGTTCACCTTCGGAAGATAGCATCAAGCGCCAGGCAAAGAGAGAATCCATGACAATATTTGATAAGTGGCATTAAAATGAAGACAAATGGGGCAGGAAAGGGAGAATGTAGAAGAACTGACGTCATCTTCATCCCTAAAAGAAAAGACACAGAAATTTTCGCGCGGTTCGAGTGCGTTGTCTATTGTAAAATAAGATTGGAAGGAGGTGCACGTTCACTCGTTGTTGGATCTTGCTctaagaatcgatgattgaaatCTATTGTTTCGTGGCACCCTTCGACCCTTTGCGGTCCCTCGATGcccttagaaaattttattcttattacaCTCTTTGAACCTTCGGAAAAGAAGTACAATAATCTACGAAACTGTAAAATAAATTATCAGAGATGGAAACTTTACAAATCCGACTACAACAAAATTTTACAACACCGAACTTTTCTGCCATTGGAAAGAAACAGGGCATCAAGAATGAAATACCTCCTGCAATCGACATATCATTTACGAAATAATTTCCTCTAATTGCTCGCAGACATGAATAGACCTGCGAAGTGTTCGGGCCGCAGAGGGTCAGTTTCGCGATCGAATCAAAAGAAACGAGGGGAATATGAAGTTGTTCGTGGACATCTCGAATAGCAGGAGACTGAGCCCGTGGCATATCACGTGGATAATAATTCTCGCGCAGGAGCAGCGATCGTGCGTCGATGTGTACATAGAATGGCGACCGAGCGTTGTTCGATCGCGAGGCCTCGTTGAGGAAGCTTCGTGATGCTCGACCGCGGGAACTGACGCTCTTCCCTCGGGGATACTGTTCGGAAACTGATCGACCAAAAAACGCGGGGGTCGCTCTTAACGCGGACGTCGATTCCCCGCGAAGATCGAGCAGACGATTTACGGCAGGGCGTGCTTGAAATTTAGATGAAGTTCGCGCTCGAATTTTAAGGGGCGGCATGTCCCGACTCGAATTATTTATCGATTCGTCGGGAATCGTCGTGACGAGCCCTGCTGGCTCTTCTCGACTGTGTCGATCGTCTGTGCGCTGCGAAAGCGACCTAGGACATTGTAAATATCGTGCGTCACGATTTGATGTTGGCCAAGCGTTTTCTGACCGACGCGGACTCGATTCGGAACTGAACATCATTCTTGCTTTCCATGGAAGAGAAAAAAATGAAAGGAGAGCGGCACATGTTGAAACGATGGCGTCGTCGAATTTCTAGGACCTAAAATAGGGAAAAAATTTGAGTGGACTGCGAGTCCTGGGGAAGCTCTGAATTGTCTGTCTCTTGTTCGTGATATTTGTGCGCGTCGAGCGATGTTTCGTTCTAAAAGGGGAAAAGAAGAGACGAGAAGCACTTGTGCAGTGAGACAGGAGGGCTGTCGAAAAAGGAAACAGGAGTGCTGGCcgaatgaaaaattgaaaagtgtgaagggATGCGAGGTGGTGTGAATCCGAGGGAGACCTTGTGAGCGAGGAAACGGTACGGATACGCACACACGCAGACATAGTTGTACGCACACGACGGAGTGGAGTTGAAAGGGATGTCGTAAGGGTACGCTGGTATATCTCctcgaattttcaggattcatggAAATTCATGTACCTTTATAGGATCCTCTGTATCTATCCGTACGTAGGATATCGATTTAAGGAAAAACGAGAGAATAAATGTCGTACGTTGTATATTTATCCTCGTGCTCCACTTGTTCATTCATCCCGTTTGATCAATATTTTCTCTTTAAGTTTATACTGCTTTATTTTAGTGCGCTACAAATCTAAATTCTCGCTTCAGCAAATCGATGAACGAATTTAGCTGTGCTCTTACGGGAATTTAGAACCATTCTATATTACCTACGGACGATAGCTTCTGGTGACAGACCCACGTTTGCAACGATTGATTGAAAAAGGTTGCTACTATATCTGTTGTAGCATAAGCAGCTATCAAAGACAtgatactgaaaattgaatgttgcggaagcGTTGATATGGATTTTTACATTGGTGAATCAAGAATTCGAACTACAAAATTTCCCAGAAAAATTGAAGAATAAAATCTAACAATGAGGTACGAAGATAAGACATTCTCAGGAAACAGACAGGAGCGATAATAAACAATCGATAACAAATTTCTTAGTTACCAGTAATCAGCATTATGTCACATTGATAAGAAGTTTATATTGCAAATCAGCAGAGGAAAAAAACTCCACATTCTCGTATTATCTTAGACTTTCTCAATTTTTCCAAGGATAGATGAAAAAGTTAAACTTGAACAAATTCGGAACACTTTTCTTGTCTTTATTTTATGATAAAAGTAGATTTCGTAAAAATGTATCAGCTGATGTACAATGTTCCGTTAATTCCTCCGACAGATTAGTCGTTTTAATGCTTTTAAATACGTACATCGAGAAGATAAGAAAGATCAATATCCATCGCTGAATTAATTGGACCAATTTGTTTGGTTTGTATTATCACTTGAGTAACCTTTTCTGTAAAAGCAGTATTTTTTGCTGTCTACCGATTGTCTAACCTTGGCCGCAAATCTAAATCCATCAAAATCGATTCTATGTGGAAGGAACTTAGAGTTAGAGAGACATTGTTATCGTAGATATACCACTTCACGAAGATGATTTCCTTTTGATCGGAAAATTCTGATTCACTGTGTCGTAAAAATGACGTATCTACGCCCCTTTTCCTGAAGATAAGCATTTTAAAATCCATGGCACAACCTTGAAGAATCAATATGAAAAATCTGGATATGTTGAAACAGGTTTCTGGAGTGCAAGATTTGTTTAACAAAATCGTTATGTCAGTCGAAAATACCTAAAGTGTTTATTCCACATTTCTGTGGTCCAATTTAATTCACTTAAGAAAACGTCGAGCGTAAAAATAATAAGAATGAAAACAGCGTACATTCACTTTTTCTATGTAAATCAGAAGAGAAGATCTATTTGGATCGTAATCGTCTCGACAGATGAAAAACTATGAAACCTGAACGACAGGCGATACATTCGCACGCAATTCGCCCGATAAGATAAAATATCGATTAATCATTAGTTCCACGTCGATTCATTCGAGGTGAACCTTACGATAGGACTTGTATCACCTTTTATATATAAAAGAGGAGAAACAATCCGGTGAGCATAATCTGTGACAAGTGGTGTACCATGGCATACGCGAAATTTCTACTTATCGCATGTTTACCGGCTATCTCCCTTCAGGGAATCTATGGCCACGGGATGATGCTGGATCCCGTAAGTCGAAGCAGTGCCTGGAGAAAAGGATTCCCTACCGAGCCGAATTACAATGACAACGAGCTCTTCTGCGGAGGACTTGGCGTAAGAATTTTTGTTAAACACTttctaaaaagaaaagaaaaataaaagtcaGTGCAAAGAATTGAATTCGGGACAAGAAAAGGCAACTTTTTGGTACCAGCTTTAACAGCAGAGTGTACCCTGTGGGAATGCAACTTGCAGTACAGCGAAGCAAGGAAGGAAATAATTCAGAGAATTGCATTTCATTTCTCGGATTACACATccaaaatttatttgaattctTAGTAACAACAGTGGCATGAAATGCTTAATAATTAGAGCTATTCGTAGGAAAATTCTACTCTAATTCTTAATCATCGTCACAGATTCAGTGGGATCAAAACGGCGGGAAGTGCGGTGAATGTGGTGACAATTACGCCCTCCCACGTCCTCGGCCCAACGAGAATGGTGGCACTTATGGAACTGGTATAATTGTGAAAAGGTAAATGCTCTCAGCTGGATCTTCGAGTTCtctttgaagatttatgatcatAAGACAATCGAACCACCTGCTTATTTCAGGTACCAGCCAGGCGAGACAATTACCGTGACGGTGAAGCTGTCTGCCAATCATTTGGGAACCTTCTCGTTCCAACTCTGCCCACTGGAGCATCCTCATGACCTTGAAACAGAGGACTGCTTCAATCGCCATCCTCTTGAACTGACGAATGGCTCCGATTCCTTAAAAGTGGAACGCGAACAGATGAACTTCGATGTGTCACTTCAATTGCCGAAAGATGTCACCTGCGAACATTGTGTGCTGCGATGGAATTATCGCTGCGGAAATAACTGGGGCACCTGTGACGACGGCACTTCCAGTTTGGGCTGTGGACCCCAGGAGACCTTCAGGAACTGTGCCGACGTCTCCATTCTTTCGTAAATGAACTTTTCAATCGATGCTCGGACTTTGCTGTGTCATGAGAAGAATAGACTTTTTAGTGCATCAGTCTTGAAGAGAGTAGGAAGTACCTACTGTGTTATTTCACTGAAGCATCCCTGGCCTTTAAGATCCTATTAGCTTCAGTCGAAAGGGCGTTATAGATATGTTAATCGAATAGAATTTTTTTATACATGGAATCTCAGGAGAACTCGCGACAAGTGACTCGACTTTGATTAGGCAGAATCCTCTTAGATGGGACTAGAAAGTGTGAagaatatgattattatttaacaAAAAGGTTTAGTACGATTTACTTAAACCTAAACATTGTTCCTCTGTTGCCTTGTTATACGTCGGCATATGAATTCTTGAATGAAGAATTTAGAAGGAATCACGAACAGAGAGTTGGCGCGAACGACTGGCTAGCAGCTGTTCCTACGTCGTTAAATAAATTGCGCGTAATTCGGCAGTCGTAATTGCGTCATTAACGGCGGCCCCGCGCGAAACGTAAATTCGCGTGCAacggtaattgcaacgagtcctGCCAGCGGTAAATTCAACCCTTGTGCAATTACCGTATCGTTGCATTTCGATGCAATCTTCCCGATGATCCATATTCCGCTTGAGCGTGATAGTTGCTAGTCTGAAACGCAGCATTCATATCTGAAAAAAATGCTTCCTAGGTATGGAGTCTTATCTTGAAAAAGCAACAAGGAGACGAGCAAAACCAAGAATGTTATCGAGAACTTCCATTTGCGGatattaataattgttgattgcatataaaagtaaaaaaaatcgTATATTCTAACAgtgattttttcaattttgaatttgaatttcaaaAACCACTTGCATCGTATTGGTGGACTGTTCAGTTAGGTTTTCGTTATCTATagttgaatttaaaaaaaagaaaaaaaaactgcTGGACTAAATTGAACAGAACTGAGTATTAATAAACCTCGATTGTCTGCGTTTTGAATATCTCTATTCATTGTTCAGCCCACGCAGCAACGTGTAATAAATAATGCAAGGGGAGACAAAACAACCGGCTGATAATGTACGATAACACGACTTGCAAATTAACGGGAAGCGTGCACATGCAGATTGCTTGGCACGCTTTCATCGAATCTCAACCTCTCAGTTCCACGTACGCTCTTAACGTAACACTTTGCTCCCATTCTTCCTTCATCCCTTTTACCATGGCACATAGAAGTAATTACGAAATCTTTCATAATGAACACTCATCTACCACCTCCACTTTGATTAATGCCGCCGTCGAATTTTTCGTGGCCTATAGAAACATGAAAGACTGCAACGATTACCAAACAACAGGCCGATGAGAAAGCCTCGAGTAATTAGCATTCAGTGGCATCCCTGGCGAACAATAATCACGTTCATTGTGATGCCAGTGGCAGTCCAAACGCGGCGATCCTCGAAACCGATAGTCCCTCTGGAAAATCCGAAAGGTGTACCGGTGACTAACACCTCGTTTCTTCGGCGAAGTTAGAGATCCTCGTCCAGGATACGTGACTGTTGAACCCCACCTTAGAACAAGTACAGAAAGAAAATCAAACAAGAGACACTCAAGACGTCGAATGCATTGGAATGAAAGATTCTAACGTAGAAACGAAAACGATTCCCTGGCGTTGGAGATTTCTATACCATCCTGCTTAACCACTACATGACATAAGATATGAGCATAGAGAAGCGTGGAGATCATTACGAACCTGGAGCCACGTGTCTGCGATCGTCGACTAAAGCCCACTCGCTTTTCCCCCGTGAAAGATTTCTCCTCCCAAACTCCCAACTCGAGGCCGTCCTCGACCGTTTGTCTACCGGGTGACTCATTCTCGAGGGAACTCTGCTCTGTAATCCTGTTTCGAAGACCGAACGCCTTCGGCATCTCATTTCGAACAGGACCCAAGACACGGTGACTTTGTTTGTGACTTCGCGAAAGCATCTCGAGGCGTATCGTTACCCTGACCCACTAAGGCTTTCTCCGGGAGTTTTGTATGCGTACCGTAACCACGATGAATTGAAAATTTGTAGAGGAAGGCATTAAAGCTTTGACAAAATTTCTTGGAGGAAGAGGAAATTTTATGTCAGAGGAGGGATGTTTATTTCTCAACACCCTGTAAAGATTTGGAGTGCTTCCGGTTGGAAATACCCTGAACTCGATGACGACTACTGATTTCGTCATCTGTACCATTCTGACCACAGGATCTTTGTTTCACGAGGATCTACCTGGGTTAGCTGTTAATCTACGTCAGAATCAAGGACGAAGCGATCATGGGAGGAATTTCTCTTCGGGTGAAGGCGAAACAGGATTAAAGAGCAAATTTGACACGGAATAGGAACAGGAAAAATTTAGTCTTGCAACTTTGTTTTTCTTAGGCGATTGTCGAACCATTCTGCCTGGTAATTGCATGCACCGAGAAAGTAGAGCGTTTCCCTATCAGTTAATTAGCCATCGTAGAACGAATTCATTTGCAACTATTTGTCGATCCTCTGGAAATGCAGAAACGTCTCTGCTACTATGACATGGGATTAGAGCCAATGAATTTCACATCGACCAGAGTTATTACACTATGCAATTCTTTAGCTCGAGTGATTGTGTGCTAATTGATTTAGTAAGAAAGTTTCCAAGAGTAGAATTTATAAACTTTTTTTGCAACTCTGCAAGATGATATTGTTCTATGTTTTGTAAAGAGAAATTGCACCAAAGACAATTCCCGTGGCGACGTGCTCGCACGACATGCAACATTTAACTCAGCCTTGGCGATCGATAATGCATAGAATGAACGAGCGCATCGAAAATACGCGACAACGAACTCTATACTTTCGATTTCACCGCTTTCGCTAGGGTTACGTCTCACTAGACTAATACCAATCATAAAATTACAATCAGCTCTCCTACCTAATCCAGACCCAAACACAAATCTTAAAAAGAGAATTTCAGCAACGACTACAAAccctaaaattaaaaaaaaaagatgttGTAGAAATGTCCCTAAGAATAAGTAGGAAGAAAGCGCAAAGAAAGGAAGGCGCGAAAGAGCAGCAAAGTGTGTGGTCGAGGAGCGGGGTTTCCCCAGCAGAGGACGCAGCGAGTCCATCGAGTCCAGGGCGGCGTTGTTTAGCTGCAGCAAGGTGAGCGTGGAGAATTCTCCGGCTGGCCGGAGAGGAGGAATGAAAGGCAACCGAGGCAGGAACGGCAGCCAAGGAGGAGGTAGGTCCCGCTCACCGGTGCACTTCACCTCCGGCCTCAGCACGGACCGCGACCGTACTCAGTGAACCGAGTGAACCGTTCGTTCGACGTTTTGTGCCCTCGGTCCAGTTCGAGGCAAGTGTTTACCCCGCGACGTTTCGTCCTGGAGGATCCTCTGACCGAGTGCCGCGCTTCGAGGAGGCCGCAGATATCCAGAAAAACGCGTT carries:
- the LOC143179082 gene encoding uncharacterized protein LOC143179082, giving the protein MAYAKFLLIACLPAISLQGIYGHGMMLDPVSRSSAWRKGFPTEPNYNDNELFCGGLGIQWDQNGGKCGECGDNYALPRPRPNENGGTYGTGIIVKRYQPGETITVTVKLSANHLGTFSFQLCPLEHPHDLETEDCFNRHPLELTNGSDSLKVEREQMNFDVSLQLPKDVTCEHCVLRWNYRCGNNWGTCDDGTSSLGCGPQETFRNCADVSILS